Below is a window of Moritella sp. F3 DNA.
GACCTGAAGTGGCGACGGTTAAGCGTGGTGGAGAATGGTCAACATTGCCAGTTGAAGAAGTTGTTATCGGAGATGAAGTTCGCATTCTCGCAGGCGATAAAGTACCGGTAGATGGTATTATTATTGATGGTACTAGTGAATTAGATGAATCTATGATCACGGGCGAAAGTTTACCCGTGCTTAAAAATGTCGGTGGAACACTGATTGGTGGATCTATCAATGGCACGGGTATTTTATTGCTACGGGTTAACGCTGTTGGTAAGGACTCGAGTTTAAATAAAATAATTTCACTTGTTGAAACGGCACAAATGGCTAAAGCACCTTTTCAGCAATTGGTTGATAAAATTAGTAATATTTTTGTCCCAGTTGTCTTGGCGATTGCCACGCTAACATTTTTGACTTGGTATGTAGGATTTGATGATTTTGAAAGTGGCCTTATTGCCGCTGTTGCGGTATTAGTTATTGCTTGTCCTTGCGCATTAGGTCTTGCGACTCCTGCGGCATTAGTTACCGGGACTGGGACTGCAGCACGACAAGGTATTTTAATTAAAGACATTGATACGCTGCAGAAAACACACAAAATTACTGATGTGATGCTAGATAAAACCGGTACTTTGACACAAGGTAAGCCTGAGGTTATCGCTGTACATCATTTTAATTATGATTTCGATACTCTAATTCGTCGCGCTGCTGGCGTTCAAGAACTTAGTGAGCACCCTTTAGCAAAATCGATTATACGTTACGCTAAAGGTAAGCAACTGACACTCATGACTGCCTCACAAGTGGAAACTATTATTGGTTATGGCATTAAGGGTTATGTTGCTGAAGAAAAGATTCTTATCGGTAATAGGGAGTTGATGCTGGCTGAGAATATTAATACCCAGGATGGTGACTATTTACTCGCTAAATCAGCTGAGCATGTTGGTTCACATATGTGGGTCGCGATAGCTGGTGATCTGGCTGGGCTGTTTATTATTGCTGATACTTTACGTGCAGAAAGTCCTGCTGCAATTAGCTTATTACAGCAAGTTCATATAAACACAACGATACTCAGTGGTGATAATGACGTTTCGGTAGCAACTATCGCGAAAGCATTAGAGATCGATCACTACTATGCACATGTTAAACCTGAGCAGAAATCGGCTTATATTCAAGATCGACAGAAGCTCGGAAAATTTGTTGCTATGGTTGGTGATGGTATTAATGATGCGCCCGCATTAGCACAGGCTGATATTAGTATTGCGATGGGGTCTGGATCGGATGTCGCGATGGAAACGGCTAATATCACCTTATTGAGAAATGATCCTCGTTTAGTGTCAGCGGCAATGGATATTTCAAAGCTCACGTGGCGTAAGATCCAACAAAATTTATTTTGGGCATTTATTTTTAATATCATTGGATTGCCTTTAGCCGCTACAGGTTATTTAAGCCCTGAGCTTGCTGGCGCTGCTATGGCCTTTAGTAGTATTGCAGTATTATCTAATTCACTTTTGATTAAGCGTTGGAAACCTAGTTTTTAGCATTATGAGTGTTTGTCGGTCTCGAGAATATCTGCTTAAATCCTTAAAATAATAAGTAACAGGTTAAATGATGAAAAACATTAGCACAGTCGCGAAGGAAGTCGGTTTATCGACAAAAACGATCCGTTATTACGAAAGTATATCTTTAACGTCTCACCCGGTACGAGGTGATAATGGTTACCGATATTATAATCAGCATATTATTGATGAGTTGAATTTTGTTAAACGAGCGCGTGATGCTGGATTTAACCTTGAAGAGTGTAAAGAACTCATTCACCTCTATAAAAGTGAAGAGCGCACCGCTGCTCAGGTTAAAGCGCTGACATTAGAAAAAATTGCGGTTATCGAATCTCGCATTGCTATATTACAAGGAATGCACAGCACGCTATCATCATTAGCCTCTTCTTGTACGGGCGATAATTCTTCACAGTGCGCTATTTTAGATCAGCTTTCTGTTGAATAAATATCACTGTTGCTGACTTTAAAGTAAACTAGGCACAAATAACACGACAAAATATTTGCGAAATAAAAGGTTTTATATGACTGAATCAGCGTTATCACGTGAAGACGAAATATTATTATCAGATTGGTTATCTGGAGATGAAACACCGAAAGAAACTTTATCACTTGTTGCGATGAAAGGTTTTTTCTTTGGTTTAGTGGCTGCACCTGCACCAGTTGAAACTGAAGACTGGATGGATATGATCTTTGGTGGTGCTGCACCTGGCAATATTTCTGACGATAAACTATTCGCTATTATCTCTGTTTATAATGAGATCAGCGAGCAAGTTTATGACTCTGGTGCTCTATTACCTGCTGAATGTATTGAAACGGCCAATTTCGCTGATAACTTTAAATCTGGTGAAGCGTTAAATGATTGGTCAATTGGTTTTGCGATTGGCGCAGCTTTTTATTATGAAAGCTTACTTAACTCATTAGAAGATAACAGCGAGATTAGCCAAGCGTTGCAAATGGCATACTTGTGCTTAAGTTATTTTTCTTGTGCTGGCACAGCGCAACAAATTGCAGACCTGCAACAAACTGAATGGGAAGCCTTTACTCAGACGGTACTAGATATGATGCCAGACTTTGTTGTTGCGTATGCTCAAGTGATTGAACAAGCTGCATTAGCAAGCGGTAATTATGATGATGACGACTGGAACGATGATGAACTGATTGATTAATCAATTTTTCATTTCCTCACCGTGGAGGAATTTATTTCCCACGGTGATATTGCTTTGTATTCCTTATGTTCGCCTCTCGCCTTATCTTCTCCAATAAGAACTTTCAGATACCCCACTGTATTATAAAAATGGCTTATCTATTATGATGTTTGAATATTGATTTGAAACCTCGTGATCATGCATAGGAAGCTTAATGTCAAAACAAGCAAAAAAAATACCAACCAACATTATTACTGGTTTTCTTGGTGTGGGTAAAACCACGGCGATTCAGCAATTACTTAAACAGAAGCCTGCAGATGAAACCTGGGGGATCTTAGTCAATGAATTTGGTCAAATTGGCATTGATGGCACTTTATTGTCTACTTTTACTGATACGTTAACAGATCAAGCAAAACGTATTATAGTCAAAGAAGTACCCGGTGGCTGTCTGTGCTGTGTGGCAGGGTTACCCATGAAAATGGGACTAAATATGTTAATCAGTAAAGCTAAGCCAGATCGTATTTTGATTGAACCCACTGGTCTTGGGCATTTACAGCAAGTGATTAAAGACTTATCCGGTGAGTTTTATTGTGACGTATTAGCGCTAAATGCAACAATATGCTTAGTCGACCCCACCCATCTTAATGATGCAAAATACGTTGAAAATAACCACTTTCAAGATCAAATTAGTCTAGCTGATGTACTTGTCGCGAATAAAACTGAGCAATTAAATAGTGACGATGAAGCAAGTTTTATGGATTTTAGTCAGCAATTATTACCCGCTAAGCAATCAGTATTATGGACTCATCACGGTGATTTTTCTATTGATACACTGTTATTACCACTTGATGTGCAACGCCGTTCTCAACATTTATCAGCCCATTTGAAACATAGTCATGCTCACCACCATCAAGCTGAGCAGGTTGAATTAATTGTTGATCCACGTTTTGAACGGAATCATGGTAATGGCCAGGGGTTATTTAGTTATGGCTGGGTCTTTAATCAGCACCAGACATTTGATCTAATGGAGCTTGCTACGTTACTAGAGCCATTAGAAGTCGTACGCTTAAAAGCAGTGATCAAGACTGAACAAGGTTGTTTTGCGATAAACAGTGTTAATGGGGAATGTGATTTCGTGCCGGTTAGTGAATTAGAACTGAGTAAAATCGAAATCATCAGCATGCAAGAATTACCTTGGCAACAGTTAGAAGATGCATTATGTGATTCTCTACGCTAAAATATATTTTGGATTTAATGAGTTATATATTGCTTAATTTGACTTTATTTTAGTTATATATTGCTGATTATTTGGGAATAAGTAGCAACAAAACAACCATTGACCACCAGTTTATACGTATACTTTAAGTATAAATTTAGGTAATTAAATACTTGGTGTTGATGATGGATTATAAACAAATTAAATCTTTATTACGTATGCGACTTGGATACAGTAGCTAAGCCTTGAATGTGGTGCTTAGTTGCTGCTATTACCACGCGCGATAACCGCTAATTCATCATTGATGATGTGACTGCAAATACGTAAAAGGATCTTAAT
It encodes the following:
- a CDS encoding GTP-binding protein, coding for MSKQAKKIPTNIITGFLGVGKTTAIQQLLKQKPADETWGILVNEFGQIGIDGTLLSTFTDTLTDQAKRIIVKEVPGGCLCCVAGLPMKMGLNMLISKAKPDRILIEPTGLGHLQQVIKDLSGEFYCDVLALNATICLVDPTHLNDAKYVENNHFQDQISLADVLVANKTEQLNSDDEASFMDFSQQLLPAKQSVLWTHHGDFSIDTLLLPLDVQRRSQHLSAHLKHSHAHHHQAEQVELIVDPRFERNHGNGQGLFSYGWVFNQHQTFDLMELATLLEPLEVVRLKAVIKTEQGCFAINSVNGECDFVPVSELELSKIEIISMQELPWQQLEDALCDSLR
- the cueR gene encoding Cu(I)-responsive transcriptional regulator; the encoded protein is MMKNISTVAKEVGLSTKTIRYYESISLTSHPVRGDNGYRYYNQHIIDELNFVKRARDAGFNLEECKELIHLYKSEERTAAQVKALTLEKIAVIESRIAILQGMHSTLSSLASSCTGDNSSQCAILDQLSVE
- a CDS encoding UPF0149 family protein, with the translated sequence MTESALSREDEILLSDWLSGDETPKETLSLVAMKGFFFGLVAAPAPVETEDWMDMIFGGAAPGNISDDKLFAIISVYNEISEQVYDSGALLPAECIETANFADNFKSGEALNDWSIGFAIGAAFYYESLLNSLEDNSEISQALQMAYLCLSYFSCAGTAQQIADLQQTEWEAFTQTVLDMMPDFVVAYAQVIEQAALASGNYDDDDWNDDELID
- a CDS encoding heavy metal translocating P-type ATPase, whose protein sequence is MSKTLSIGIEGMSCAGCASKLESALNAENGIEARVNFSLNTAQVNIADITSSHAVKAVLDDKNYIYDTEELSLSISGWSCANCAAKTVSKLLLNKDILAVDANFASENITLTYFSGGLIPADVINLIINLGYQAKVNQGSVISQTENLLARAVESKRKNKQQLLYVIISALLTLPLLTGMLTMFIDNIHFMLPVWLQLALATPVQFVIGRRYYLGAYKSLKNGSANMDVLVATGTSAAYFYSLYLLLTLGERAQGLVYFEASAVVITLISLGKYLEENAKQSTSSAINELMMLRPEVATVKRGGEWSTLPVEEVVIGDEVRILAGDKVPVDGIIIDGTSELDESMITGESLPVLKNVGGTLIGGSINGTGILLLRVNAVGKDSSLNKIISLVETAQMAKAPFQQLVDKISNIFVPVVLAIATLTFLTWYVGFDDFESGLIAAVAVLVIACPCALGLATPAALVTGTGTAARQGILIKDIDTLQKTHKITDVMLDKTGTLTQGKPEVIAVHHFNYDFDTLIRRAAGVQELSEHPLAKSIIRYAKGKQLTLMTASQVETIIGYGIKGYVAEEKILIGNRELMLAENINTQDGDYLLAKSAEHVGSHMWVAIAGDLAGLFIIADTLRAESPAAISLLQQVHINTTILSGDNDVSVATIAKALEIDHYYAHVKPEQKSAYIQDRQKLGKFVAMVGDGINDAPALAQADISIAMGSGSDVAMETANITLLRNDPRLVSAAMDISKLTWRKIQQNLFWAFIFNIIGLPLAATGYLSPELAGAAMAFSSIAVLSNSLLIKRWKPSF